The proteins below come from a single Salvelinus alpinus chromosome 18, SLU_Salpinus.1, whole genome shotgun sequence genomic window:
- the LOC139543881 gene encoding apelin receptor B-like has product MEKWTTPEYYDYDYEDQENSTMCDYSEWKPSYSVIPVLYMLIFILGLSGNGVVIFTVWRAQAKRRSADIYIGNLAMADLTFVLTLPLWAVYTALGYHWPFGVALCKISSYVVLLNMYASVFCLTAMSFDRYLAIVHSLSSTQLRTRGHMQASLTAIWLLSGLLAAPTLIFRTTKDDENSDLISCGMDFSLVLGGGNQTISQSNELKQKESMWIAGLSISSSALGFLLPFLAMMVCYCFIGCTVTRHFNSLRKEDQRKRRLLKIITTLVVVFAACWMPFHVLKSADALSYLNLAPNTCAFLRFLLLAHPYATCLAYVNSCLNPFLYAFFDLRFRSQCLCLLNLKKAMHTSPASSMSSQKTEAQSLATKV; this is encoded by the coding sequence ATGGAGAAGTGGACAACCCCTGAATACTATGACTATGATTATGAAGATCAGGAGAACAGCACCATGTGTGACTACTCTGAATGGAAGCCGTCCTACTCAGTCATCCCAGTCCTCTACATGCTCATCTTCATCCTGGGTCTCTCTGGCAACGGTGTGGTCATCTTCACTGTGTGGAGGGCTCAGGCCAAGCGCCGGTCAGCAGACATCTACATAGGCAACCTGGCCATGGCTGACCTGACCTTCGTGCTGACTCTGCCACTGTGGGCAGTGTACACTGCATTGGGCTACCACTGGCCCTTCGGTGTGGCCCTCTGCAAGATCAGCAGCTACGTGGTGCTGCTCAACATGTACGCCAGCGTCTTCTGCCTCACCGCCATGAGCTTTGACCGCTACCTGGCCATCGTGCACTCTCTGTCCAGCACCCAGCTGCGTACCCGTGGCCACATGCAGGCCTCCCTGACGGCCATCTGGCTCCTCTCCGGCCTACTGGCTGCCCCCACACTCATCTTCCGCACCACCAAGGATGACGAGAACAGCGACCTCATCTCCTGTGGCATGGACTTCAGCCTGGTGTTGGGTGGGGGTAATCAAACAATCAGTCAATCAAATGAATTGAAGCAGAAGGAGTCCATGTGGATCGCAGGGCTCAGCATCTCCTCCTCTGCCCTGGGCTTCCTCCTGCCCTTCCTGGCCATGATGGTGTGCTACTGCTTCATCGGCTGCACCGTGACACGTCACTTCAACAGCCTGCGTAAGGAGGACCAGAGGAAGCGGCGTCTGCTGAAGATCATCACCACCCTGGTGGTTGTGTTTGCTGCCTGCTGGATGCCCTTCCACGTGCTGAAGAGCGCCGATGCCCTCTCCTACCTGAACCTAGCTCCAAACACCTGCGCCTTCCTCCGCTTCCTCCTGCTGGCCCACCCTTATGCTACCTGCCTGGCCTACGTCAACAGCTGCCTCAATCCCTTCCTGTATGCTTTCTTCGACCTGCGCTTCCGTTCCCAGTGCCTCTGTCTGCTCAACCTGAAGAAGGCCATGCACACCAGCCCCGCCAGCTCCATGTCCTCCCAGAAGACAGAGGCCCAGTCGCTGGCCACTAAGGTGTGA